The following proteins come from a genomic window of Microtus ochrogaster isolate Prairie Vole_2 chromosome 7, MicOch1.0, whole genome shotgun sequence:
- the E4f1 gene encoding transcription factor E4F1 isoform X1 has translation MEGAMAVRVTAAHTAEARAEAGREAGEGGVAAAAALSSGGFLGLPAPFSEEDEDDVHRCGRCQVEFTALEDFVQHKIQKTCHRTPQEALPTTPPATALLGQEVVPTAAEGGPEEPITVAHIVVEATSLAADISHAPDLVGSGHIKEVIVAAEAEPGDGEMAEVPGSPNHQELGLIGEGEQAQVKLLVNKEGRYVCMLCHKTFKTGSILKAHMVTHSSRKDHECKLCGASFRTKGSLIRHHRRHTDERPYKCAKCGKSFRESGALTRHLKSLTPCTEKIRFSMSKDTVVGKEEVPAGSSASTVGTVTSSVTGDPMESSPVIHLVTDAKGTVIHEVHVQMQELPLGMKALAPEPPDPEELPCSSEDSRENLLHQAMQNSGIVLERVAGEESTLEPAPPSESSPQSLGEGSPELPLLEVEQIETQVASEASKVPRTHPCPQCSETFPTAATLEAHKRGHIGPRPFTCTQCGKAFPKAYLLKKHQEVHVHERRFRCGDCGKLYKTIAHVRGHRRVHSDERPFPCPQCGKRYKTKNAQQVHFRTHLEEKPHVCQFCSRGFREKGSLVRHVRHHTGEKPFKCYKCGRGFAEHGTLNRHLRTKGGCLLEVEELLVSEESPSAAATVLAEDPHTVLVEFSSVVADTQEYIIEATADDTETSEATEIIEGTQTEVDSHIMKVVQQIVHQAGAGHQIIVQNVTMDQEAALGSEAAAADTITIATPESLTEQVAMTLASAISEGTVLTARAGPNSAEQATVTMVSSEDIEILEHGGELVIASPEGQLEVQTVIV, from the exons ATGGAGGGCGCGATGGCAGTGCGGGTGACGGCCGCTCATACGGCAGAAGCCCGGGCCGAAGCCGGGCGTGAAGCGGGCGAGGGCGGGGTTGCGGCGGCGGCGGCCTTGTCCTCCGGCGGCTTCCTTGGCCTCCCAGCGCCCTTCAGCGAGGAAG ATGAGGATGACGTGCACAGATGTGGCCGCTGCCAGGTGGAATTCACTGCCTTGGAGGACTTTGTCCAGCACAAGATTCAGAAGACCTGCCACCGGACCCCTCAAGAGGCCCTGCCTACTACCCCTCCTGCCACTGCACTGCTGGGCCAGGAG GTGGTGCCAACTGCAGCGGAGGGAGGTCCAGAAGAGCCCATAACTGTGGCCCACATCGTGGTGGAGGCCACCTCTCTGGCAGCAGACATCAGCCATGCTCCTGACCTTGTTG GAAGTGGGCACATCAAAGAGGTCATTGTGGCTGCCGAGGCAGAGCCAGGGGATGGCGAGATGGCAGAGGTTCCAGGCAGTCCTAACCATCAGGAACTTGGGCTTATTGGGGAGGGCGAGCAGGCCCAAGTCAAGCTACTGGTGAACAAGGAAGGCCGCTACGTGTGCATGCTATGTCACAAGACCTTCAAAACG ggcAGCATCCTCAAGGCCCACATGGTAACGCACAGCAGCCGCAAGGACCATGAGTGCAAGCTCTGTGGTGCTTCCTTTCGGACCAAGGGCTCGCTTATCCGGCACCACAGGCGGCACACTG ATGAGCGCCCTTATAAGTGTGCCAAGTGTGGGAAGAGCTTCAGGGAGTCAGGCGCGCTGACTAGGCACCTGAAGTCTCTTACCCCATGCACAGAGAAGATCCGCTTCAGCATGAGCAAGGACACAGTTGTGGGCAAAGAGGAAGTGCCTGCAG GGTCCAGTGCCTCCACTGTGGGGACAGTTACATCATCAGTGACAGGAGACCCCATGGAGTCATCACCTGTGATTCACCTGGTGACAGATGCCAAGGGCACTGTAATCCATGAAGTCCATGTTCAGATGCAGGAACTTCCCCTGGGCATGAAGGCCCTTGCTCCTGAG CCCCCAGACCCTGAGGAGCTCCCCTGTTCCAGCGAGGACAGCCGTGAGAATCTGCTTCATCAGGCCATGCAGAATTCTGGCATCGTCCTCGAGCGGGTTGCTGGGGAGGAGAGTACTCTGgagccagcccctccctctgaGTCCAGTCCCCAGTCCCTGGGAGAGGGATCCCCAGAACTGCCACTGCTGGAGGTGGAGCAGATAGAGACA CAGGTGGCCAGTGAAGCTTCAAAGGTGCCTAGGACACACCCATGCCCTCAGTGCAGTGAGACTTTCCCAACAGCAGCCACCTTGGAGGCCCATAAGAGAGGTCATATAG GGCCGAGGCCATTCACCTGCACACAGTGTGGCAAGGCCTTCCCCAAAGCCTACCTGCTCAAGAAACACCAGGAGGTGCACGTGCACGAGCGCCGCTTCCGCTGTGGAGACTGTGGGAAGCTTTATAAGACCATCGCTCATGTGCGTGGGCACCGACGTGTCCACTCAGACGAGAGGCCTTTCCCTTGTCCCCAGTGTGGCAAGCGTTACAAAACCAAG AATGCCCAGCAGGTGCACTTCCGGACACACTTAGAAGAGAAGCCCCACGTGTGCCAGTTCTGCAGCCGAGGCTTCCGGGAGAAGGGCTCACTGGTGCGGCATGTGAGGCACCACACGGGCGAGAAGCCTTTCAAATGCTACAAGTGTGGCCGTGGCTTTGCAGAGCACGGCACACTCAACCGGCACCTGCGCACCAAAG GGGGTTGCCTGCTGGAAGTGGAAGAGTTGCTGGTATCTGAGGAGAGCCCCTCCGCAGCTGCCACTGTGCTGGCAGAAGACCCCCACACCGTCCTGGTAGAGTTCTCCTCGGTGGTGGCTGACACCCAGGAGTACATTATCGAG GCTACTGCAGATGACACAGAGACCAGTGAAGCCACTGAGATCATCGAGGGCACCCAGACAGAG GTGGACAGTCACATCATGAAGGTGGTACAGCAGATTGTGCACCAGGCTGGTGCTGGGCACCAGATCATCGTGCAGAATGTGACCATGGACCAAGAGGCAGCACTGGGCTCAGAGGCAGCTGCTGCTGACACAATCACCATTGCCACTCCCGAGAGTCTCACTGAACAAGTGGCCATGACACTGGCTTCAGCAATCAGTGAGGGCACTGTGCTTACAGCCCGTGCAGGTCCAAATAGTGCTGAACAGGCCACTGTGACAATGGTGTCATCAGAGGACATAGAGATCCTGGAGCATGGAGGAGAGCTGGTCATTGCTTCACCAGAGGGTCAACTTGAGGTGCAGACTGTCATTGTGTAG
- the Dnase1l2 gene encoding deoxyribonuclease-1-like 2: MQSNVGATPSWLQLCYGLVWVGVTLGHSCLQASCFAMGWPWSLLTALWALGAVGATALRIGAFNIQSFGDSKVSDPDCGSVIAQILAGYDIALVQEVRDPDLSAVSLLMEQINRMSKHKYGFVSSKPLGRDQYKEMYLFVYRKDAVSVVSTYQYPDPEDAFSREPFVVKFSAPSSAAKELVLIPLHAAPHQAVAEIDALYDVYLDVIDKWNTDDMLFLGDFNADCKYVKAHDWVSIRLRSSEVFKWLIPDSADTTVGNSDCAYDRIVVSGAHLRRSLKPQSAAVHNFQEELGLDQTQALAISDHFPVEVTFKSH, from the exons ATGCAGAGCAATGTGGGCGCCACACCTAGTTGGTTACAGCTGTGCTATGGCCTGGTATGGGTTGGTGTTACTCTGGGACATTCCTGTCTCCAGGCTTCCTGCTTTGCCATGGGTTGGCCCTGGTCCTTGCTGACAGCACTTTGGGCACTGGGGGCCGTGGGGGCCACAGCACTGCGTATTGGAGCCTTCAACATTCAGAGCTTTGGTGACAGCAAAGTGTCAGATCCAGACTGCGGCAGTGTAATAGCACAG ATCCTGGCTGGCTATGACATCGCCCTGGTGCAGGAGGTACGAGACCCAGACCTGAGTGCAGTGTCCTTGCTCATGGAGCAAATTAACAG AATGTCCAAGCACAAGTACGGTTTTGTGAGCAGCAAGCCACTTGGACGTGACCAATACAAGGAGATGTATCTGTTTGTCTacag GAAAGATGCGGTGTCGGTTGTGAGCACATACCAGTACCCAGACCCAGAGGATGCCTTCAGCCGGGAACCTTTTGTGGTCAAATTCTCAGCTCCTAGCTCTG CCGCCAAGGAGCTCGTGCTGATCCCCCTGCATGCAGCACCGCACCAGGCAGTGGCAGAGATCGATGCCCTCTACGATGTGTACCTCGATGTGATTGACAAATGGAACACCGAT GACATGCTGTTTCTGGGCGACTTTAATGCCGACTGCAAGTACGTCAAGGCCCACGACTGGGTATCGATCCGCCTGCGCAGCAGTGAGGTGTTTAAGTGGCTCATCCCTGACAGTGCGGACACCACAGTGGGCAACTCCGACTGTGCCTACGATCGGATCGTAGTGAGCGGAGCCCACCTGCGCAGGAGCCTGAAGCCCCAGTCAGCCGCTGTTCATAACTTTCAGGAGGAACTGGGCCTAGATCAGACGCAG GCTCTTGCCATCAGCGACCATTTTCCTGTGGAAGTGACCTTCAAGTCTCACTGA
- the E4f1 gene encoding transcription factor E4F1 isoform X2, producing MEGAMAVRVTAAHTAEARAEAGREAGEGGVAAAAALSSGGFLGLPAPFSEEDEDDVHRCGRCQVEFTALEDFVQHKIQKTCHRTPQEALPTTPPATALLGQEVVPTAAEGGPEEPITVAHIVVEATSLAADISHAPDLVGSGHIKEVIVAAEAEPGDGEMAEVPGSPNHQELGLIGEGEQAQVKLLVNKEGRYVCMLCHKTFKTGSILKAHMVTHSSRKDHECKLCGASFRTKGSLIRHHRRHTDERPYKCAKCGKSFRESGALTRHLKSLTPCTEKIRFSMSKDTVVGKEEVPAGSSASTVGTVTSSVTGDPMESSPVIHLVTDAKGTVIHEVHVQMQELPLGMKALAPEPPDPEELPCSSEDSRENLLHQAMQNSGIVLERVAGEESTLEPAPPSESSPQSLGEGSPELPLLEVEQIETVASEASKVPRTHPCPQCSETFPTAATLEAHKRGHIGPRPFTCTQCGKAFPKAYLLKKHQEVHVHERRFRCGDCGKLYKTIAHVRGHRRVHSDERPFPCPQCGKRYKTKNAQQVHFRTHLEEKPHVCQFCSRGFREKGSLVRHVRHHTGEKPFKCYKCGRGFAEHGTLNRHLRTKGGCLLEVEELLVSEESPSAAATVLAEDPHTVLVEFSSVVADTQEYIIEATADDTETSEATEIIEGTQTEVDSHIMKVVQQIVHQAGAGHQIIVQNVTMDQEAALGSEAAAADTITIATPESLTEQVAMTLASAISEGTVLTARAGPNSAEQATVTMVSSEDIEILEHGGELVIASPEGQLEVQTVIV from the exons ATGGAGGGCGCGATGGCAGTGCGGGTGACGGCCGCTCATACGGCAGAAGCCCGGGCCGAAGCCGGGCGTGAAGCGGGCGAGGGCGGGGTTGCGGCGGCGGCGGCCTTGTCCTCCGGCGGCTTCCTTGGCCTCCCAGCGCCCTTCAGCGAGGAAG ATGAGGATGACGTGCACAGATGTGGCCGCTGCCAGGTGGAATTCACTGCCTTGGAGGACTTTGTCCAGCACAAGATTCAGAAGACCTGCCACCGGACCCCTCAAGAGGCCCTGCCTACTACCCCTCCTGCCACTGCACTGCTGGGCCAGGAG GTGGTGCCAACTGCAGCGGAGGGAGGTCCAGAAGAGCCCATAACTGTGGCCCACATCGTGGTGGAGGCCACCTCTCTGGCAGCAGACATCAGCCATGCTCCTGACCTTGTTG GAAGTGGGCACATCAAAGAGGTCATTGTGGCTGCCGAGGCAGAGCCAGGGGATGGCGAGATGGCAGAGGTTCCAGGCAGTCCTAACCATCAGGAACTTGGGCTTATTGGGGAGGGCGAGCAGGCCCAAGTCAAGCTACTGGTGAACAAGGAAGGCCGCTACGTGTGCATGCTATGTCACAAGACCTTCAAAACG ggcAGCATCCTCAAGGCCCACATGGTAACGCACAGCAGCCGCAAGGACCATGAGTGCAAGCTCTGTGGTGCTTCCTTTCGGACCAAGGGCTCGCTTATCCGGCACCACAGGCGGCACACTG ATGAGCGCCCTTATAAGTGTGCCAAGTGTGGGAAGAGCTTCAGGGAGTCAGGCGCGCTGACTAGGCACCTGAAGTCTCTTACCCCATGCACAGAGAAGATCCGCTTCAGCATGAGCAAGGACACAGTTGTGGGCAAAGAGGAAGTGCCTGCAG GGTCCAGTGCCTCCACTGTGGGGACAGTTACATCATCAGTGACAGGAGACCCCATGGAGTCATCACCTGTGATTCACCTGGTGACAGATGCCAAGGGCACTGTAATCCATGAAGTCCATGTTCAGATGCAGGAACTTCCCCTGGGCATGAAGGCCCTTGCTCCTGAG CCCCCAGACCCTGAGGAGCTCCCCTGTTCCAGCGAGGACAGCCGTGAGAATCTGCTTCATCAGGCCATGCAGAATTCTGGCATCGTCCTCGAGCGGGTTGCTGGGGAGGAGAGTACTCTGgagccagcccctccctctgaGTCCAGTCCCCAGTCCCTGGGAGAGGGATCCCCAGAACTGCCACTGCTGGAGGTGGAGCAGATAGAGACA GTGGCCAGTGAAGCTTCAAAGGTGCCTAGGACACACCCATGCCCTCAGTGCAGTGAGACTTTCCCAACAGCAGCCACCTTGGAGGCCCATAAGAGAGGTCATATAG GGCCGAGGCCATTCACCTGCACACAGTGTGGCAAGGCCTTCCCCAAAGCCTACCTGCTCAAGAAACACCAGGAGGTGCACGTGCACGAGCGCCGCTTCCGCTGTGGAGACTGTGGGAAGCTTTATAAGACCATCGCTCATGTGCGTGGGCACCGACGTGTCCACTCAGACGAGAGGCCTTTCCCTTGTCCCCAGTGTGGCAAGCGTTACAAAACCAAG AATGCCCAGCAGGTGCACTTCCGGACACACTTAGAAGAGAAGCCCCACGTGTGCCAGTTCTGCAGCCGAGGCTTCCGGGAGAAGGGCTCACTGGTGCGGCATGTGAGGCACCACACGGGCGAGAAGCCTTTCAAATGCTACAAGTGTGGCCGTGGCTTTGCAGAGCACGGCACACTCAACCGGCACCTGCGCACCAAAG GGGGTTGCCTGCTGGAAGTGGAAGAGTTGCTGGTATCTGAGGAGAGCCCCTCCGCAGCTGCCACTGTGCTGGCAGAAGACCCCCACACCGTCCTGGTAGAGTTCTCCTCGGTGGTGGCTGACACCCAGGAGTACATTATCGAG GCTACTGCAGATGACACAGAGACCAGTGAAGCCACTGAGATCATCGAGGGCACCCAGACAGAG GTGGACAGTCACATCATGAAGGTGGTACAGCAGATTGTGCACCAGGCTGGTGCTGGGCACCAGATCATCGTGCAGAATGTGACCATGGACCAAGAGGCAGCACTGGGCTCAGAGGCAGCTGCTGCTGACACAATCACCATTGCCACTCCCGAGAGTCTCACTGAACAAGTGGCCATGACACTGGCTTCAGCAATCAGTGAGGGCACTGTGCTTACAGCCCGTGCAGGTCCAAATAGTGCTGAACAGGCCACTGTGACAATGGTGTCATCAGAGGACATAGAGATCCTGGAGCATGGAGGAGAGCTGGTCATTGCTTCACCAGAGGGTCAACTTGAGGTGCAGACTGTCATTGTGTAG
- the Mlst8 gene encoding target of rapamycin complex subunit LST8 gives MNTTPGTVGSDPVILATAGYDHTVRFWQAHSGICTRTVQHQDSQVNALEITPDRSMIAAAGYQHIRMYDLNSNNPNPIISYDGVNKNIASVGFHEDGRWMYTGGEDCTARIWDLRSRNLQCQRIFQVNAPINCVCLHPNQAELIVGDQSGAIHIWDLKTDHNEQLIPEPEVSITSAHIDPDASYMAAVNSAGNCYVWNLTGGIGDEVTQLIPKTKIPAHTRYALQCRFSPDSTLLATCSADQTCKIWRTSNFSLMTELSIKSGNPGESSRGWMWGCAFSGDSQYIVTASSDNLARLWCVETGEIKREYGGHQKAVVCLAFNDSVLG, from the exons ATGAACACCACCCCAGGCACAGTGGGCAGTGACCCTGTCATCTTGGCAACTGCAGGCTATGACCACACTGTGCGCTTCTGGCAGGCACACAGTGGCATTTGCACTCGAACAGTGCAGCATCAGGACTCT CAGGTGAATGCATTGGAGATCACACCAGACCGAAGCATGATTGCTGCTGCAG GTTACCAACATATCCGCATGTATGATCTCAACTCCAATAACCCCAACCCCATCATCAGTTACGATGGAGTCAATAAGAACATCGCATCTGTGGGCTTTCATGAGGATGGCCGCTGGATGTACACAGGCGGGGAGGACTGCACAGCTCGCATCTGGGACCTCAG GTCCCGCAACCTGCAGTGTCAGCGTATCTTCCAGGTGAATGCGCCcattaattgtgtgtgtctgcaccCCAACCAG GCAGAACTCATTGTGGGTGACCAGAGCGGTGCTATCCACATCTGGGACCTGAAGACAGACCACAATGAGCAGCTGATCCCTGAGCCTGAGGTTTCCATCACGTCTGCCCACATTGACCCTGATGCCAGCTACATGGCAGCAGTCAATAGTGCT GGAAACTGCTATGTCTGGAACCTGACCGGGGGCATTGGTGACGAGGTGACTCAGCTCATTCCCAAGACCAAGATCCCAGCCCACACACGCTATGCCCTGCAATGCCGCTTCAGCCCTGACTCCAC GCTCCTTGCCACCTGTTCAGCTGACCAGACATGTAAAATTTGGAGGACATCCAACTTCTCCCTGATGACAGAGCTCAGCATCAAGAGTGGTAACCCTGGAGAGTCATCCCGTGGCTGGATGTGGGGGTGTGCCTTCTCAGGGGACTCCCAGTACATAGTCACAG CCTCCTCTGACAACCTGGCCCGGCTCTGGTGTGTTGAGACTGGAGAGATCAAGAGAGAGTATGGTGGCCATCAGAAAGCTGTCGTCTGCTTGGCCTTCAATGACAGCGTGCTGGGTTAG
- the Pgp gene encoding glycerol-3-phosphate phosphatase has protein sequence MISRLTSHAIHGPQRFRSVRFPLAGWRSASQSSAYPDQPANGCPPPRAWPATVAAVRLAARGNGRGIGASGGQWAVRARSGANERRRGGAGAAAGGCEERPVVAAVAAGGGGGGQRSAMAEAEAGGDEARCVRLNAERARVLLADVDTLLFDCDGVLWRGETAVPGAPETLRALRARGKRLGFITNNSSKTRTAYAEKLRRLGFGGPAGPDAGLEVFGTAYCSALYLRQRLAGVPDPKAYVLGSPALAAELEAVGVASVGVGPEALQGESPSDWLAVPLDPDVRAVVVGFDPHFSYMKLTKAVRYLQQPDCLLVGTNMDNRLPLENGRFIAGTGCLVRAVEMAAQRQADIIGKPSRFIFDCVAREYGINPERTVMVGDRLDTDILLGATCSLKTILTLTGVSTLEDVKINQESDCMNKKKMVPDFYVDSIADLLPALQG, from the exons ATGATCAGCCGCCTTACGTCCCATGCCATTCACGGCCCGCAGCGTTTCCGTAGCGTACGCTTTCCCCTTGCCGGTTGGCGCTCTGCCAGCCAATCATCGGCGTATCCGGACCAGCCAGCCAATGGCTGCCCGCCTCCGCGCGCCTGGCCCGCGACGGTAGCGGCTGTGCGCCTTGCGGCACGCGGGAACGGGCGAGGGATTGGCGCAAGCGGAGGCCAATGGGCGGTGCGCGCGAGGAGCGGGGCCAATGAGCGTCGCAGAGGCGGGGCCGGCGCCGCGGCGGGCGGCTGTGAGGAGCGGCCGGTAGTGGCGGCAGTGGCGGcgggtggcggcggcggcggccagCGGTCGGCCATGGCGGAGGCGGAGGCCGGCGGCGACGAGGCCCGCTGCGTGCGGCTGAACGCCGAGCGGGCCAGGGTACTGCTGGCCGACGTGGACACGCTGCTGTTCGACTGCGATGGCGTGCTGTGGCGCGGCGAGACGGCCGTGCCGGGCGCGCCGGAGACCCTGCGGGCGCTGCGGGCCCGCGGCAAGCGACTGGGCTTCATCACCAACAACAGCAGCAAGACTCGCACGGCCTACGCCGAGAAGCTAAGGCGTTTGGGTTTCGGCGGCCCGGCGGGGCCCGACGCGGGCCTCGAGGTCTTCGGCACGGCCTACTGCAGCGCGCTCTATCTGCGCCAGCGCCTGGCCGGCGTGCCGGACCCCAAGGCCTACGTGCTGGGCAGCCCGGCCTTAGCGGCCGAGCTGGAGGCCGTGGGTGTCGCCAGCGTGGGTGTGGGCCCGGAGGCGTTGCAGGGCGAAAGCCCGAGCGACTGGCTGGCCGTGCCGCTCGATCCCGACGTGCGCGCGGTAGTGGTGGGTTTCGACCCACACTTCAGCTACATGAAACTCACCAAGGCCGTGCGGTACCTGCAGCAGCCCGACTGTCTGCTCGTGGGCACCAACATGGACAACCGGCTCCCACTGGAGAACGGCCGTTTCATTGCGG GTACCGGCTGCCTGGTGCGAGCCGTGGAGATGGCCGCCCAGCGCCAGGCAGACATCATCGGGAAGCCTAGCCGCTTCATCTTCGACTGCGTGGCCCGGGAGTATGGGATCAACCCAGAGCGCACCGTCATGGTGGGAGACCGCCTGGACACAGACATCCTCCTGGGCGCCACCTGTAGCCTGAAGACTATCCTGACCCTCACCGGAGTCTCCACGCTTGAGGATGTGAAGATTAATCAGGAAAGTGACTGcatgaacaagaagaaaatggtCCCTGACTTTTATGTTGACAGCATAGCCGACCTCCTGCCTGCCCTTCAAGGTTAA
- the Bricd5 gene encoding BRICHOS domain-containing protein 5: protein MEQGHIHTESLRSRPVEAALTVICPQVKTKPCHRGWRTAGLLLLLTLVTAGAMAGGLLGFTYSPPKPLLQMLRKTSSSRVPWPNQTTLVDVAQNMATIVVTPLQSNHSWAVLFDGQSGYICYRPAEHQACFLRLMEAQDWETLRLLVNTSRAQESHVPGQETHYAQELLAVLGGHTVDPAQVGASVQHLCVDTPIYWARRAEGPQRQRLIYLCIDICFPSNICVSVCFYYLPD from the exons ATGGAGCAAGGGCACATCCACACTGAGAGCCTCAGGTCCAGGCCTGTTGAG GCCGCTCTGACAGTAATATGCCCCCAGGTGAAGACCAAACCCTGCCATAGGGGTTGGAGAACAGCGggcctgctgctgttgctgacaCTGGTCACTGCAGGGGCCATGGCAGGAGGGCTTCTTGGCTTCACGTACAGCCCTCCCAAG CCTTTGCTGCAGATGCTCCGAAAGACCTCAAGCTCCAGGGTACCCTGGCCCAACCAAACCACTCTAGTGGACGTGGCCCAGAACATGGCAACTATCGTGGTGACTCCGCTTCAGAGCAACCACAGCTGGGCTGTGCTGTTCGACGGGCAAAGT ggctacATCTGTTACCGCCCTGCAGAGCACCAGGCCTGCTTCCTCCGGCTGATGGAAGCCCAAGATTGGGAGACCCTAAGGCTGCTGGTGAACACTTCCAGG GCCCAGGAGTCCCATGTACCTGGCCAAGAGACCCACTATGCGCAGGAGCTGCTGGCAGTTTTGGGGGGCCATACTGTGGACCCTGCCCAAGTGGGAGCTTCGGTGCAACACCTTTGTGTGGACACTCCCATCTACTGGGCCCGACGAGCAGAGG GGCCCCAGAGACAGCGGCTGATCTACCTCTGCATTGACATCTGCTTCCCGAGCaacatctgtgtgtctgtctgcttttATTACCTTCCAGACTAA